The sequence GAAGCCGGGAAGCTTCGTTCCCCAACCAGAACACGCCATAGAGAGCGGCCGCGGCGAGAAGTCCAAGAGCGACTTTGCGCCCGCAACGGTTCGCCGCGTCGCGACGAAGCCCGGGCAGATAGTCCCTGTCGAGTGCCGCCCCCAGCCCAACGAGAAGAACAATGGCCGCGCTCATCCACCACCAGAAATCGAGCGGACCGACGCGGCGCCAGATGAACAACGGAACGAAGAGCACGGCGGCCAAAATCGCGGGAAGCCAATCGGCCGCCTTCATCGAGAGCGTCCGCCCGGCGGGAGACGATTCCGTCACGATTTCTTTTCTTCCCGTTTTAACGAATGAAGAACCACAACCAAAGGGCGGCGGTGCAAAGCAAACCGAAGATTAGATTATATTGCGCGGTAGCACCGTCGAGGATGACGAAATCCATGGGCAGCCGGGGCGCACGCCTCCGTCGGGCCCGCCCCCATAGCCCGAGAGCCTTCGGCAAGGCCAGCAGGACGATCCCAAAGGTCCAGGGGAGAGCCGGCAGACGCCCTCCCGTCAAGCGCGGGACGGCGACATAGGCCAGAACGATGGCCATGCTCCCGAATACGAGAAACGCGTAGTAAGCCTGGGAGCCCCCGTCGCCCAGGACGGAAGCGAAGGTGCGGACACGGCGCTCCCCGTCGGAGACGATGTCCCGCCAGTTGTTGGCATGCAGGATGCCGATAACCAGCATGGCCATCGGCACGGTCCAGACGACTGGCCGCCAGGAGAAGCTCTTCGTCTGCACGACCCAGGCGCCCAAGGCTCCCAGGAGCCCGAAGTTGAGGAAGACGGCCAAGTCGCCGAGGGCGTGGTACTTGAGCAGGGTGTAGCCGGCTCCGACCGCAACACCGGCCGCGCCGACGATAAGAAGAACGATCCCGGTTAAGGCGGCCAGCCCCAACCCAATCCCGCATCCGACGACGAAAAGG is a genomic window of Candidatus Aminicenantes bacterium containing:
- a CDS encoding prenyltransferase; its protein translation is MPEPAPPTLFRKWLTAARPWALPASTMPVVFGTSLAVVLGGARLDILRFGLALLGMVILHSAANMLSDVFDFKRGLDREVTPVSGAIVRGWLSAESVKRGAIILFVVGCGIGLGLAALTGIVLLIVGAAGVAVGAGYTLLKYHALGDLAVFLNFGLLGALGAWVVQTKSFSWRPVVWTVPMAMLVIGILHANNWRDIVSDGERRVRTFASVLGDGGSQAYYAFLVFGSMAIVLAYVAVPRLTGGRLPALPWTFGIVLLALPKALGLWGRARRRRAPRLPMDFVILDGATAQYNLIFGLLCTAALWLWFFIR